The Ipomoea triloba cultivar NCNSP0323 chromosome 13, ASM357664v1 genomic interval TCCCTAGTTCTTAGATAATGGTGGGTGGGTCGTGAGTGGGTGAGTTAACATATACTCACTCAGTCAACCCACCCACGGCCACCACTACCCATCCTTGCCACCACCTCCCTATTCCACCACCACATGTATCTACTCATATTTTCACATCACCACCATTACTCCTACTACCCATCTACTCACCACTAAAATTGTGTTCATCATTATCTTCTCTTAGTTTACCCACCATTATCTATTAATTCTATTCTACATCTACTTATCCTAGCATTTGGTACCCTATGTTTGTTTTGCCAAACTTTACTAAATAAATTCATAAAcccccaaattttaaaaatgggatCTAGTTCCTTGAACTTTTGAATAGTTAGTAAAatccttattatttttacaGTTAAATTAGTGCCTGAACTTTATTACCTAATGGTTGTTTTTTGGGATTATAGTCTTCCAAATGTATGATTGACATCTTGATGTTGTGACTTAACTGGGGATCATAATTTGTGGAATTATTTTGTGCAATCTTACCTTTGGTGGTATATATTTGATGCCTTTCATGGTTAACgtagtttttttgttttctttgtagGTTGTGAGTACAAGTGCAAAATCCATACATAATTGCAATGTTTGTATGAGTCCTTGATTCTGGTTTGACACAGATCAGATATAGATTGTTGCTACCATTATGGACTTTCATCTACCTTTTAAAGTTGGTCAATCTGCAGAAGCACAATCTTTCTTGTTGGGATTTCGTTGTGCATGGTTTCGATGCAAGGTAAGGGTTGCAAAGTGACAAACATTTTATGTGACAACAAGcttaatatattttaacttcAATGTTAGGAATTATTTATGTCTCAAATGTAGAATCAGTAACTTAAAGCCTGACAAAATTTGAAAAGTGATCATGGAAAGATTTATATTCTGTCATAGTTTCCaccaattattatattattattaatttaattcttGTCCCATGCGCTTGACTAAATATCCTTTTATGATGATTTGATTTTGTACTTTGGAGTTTCATGAAGTACAATTATTGGGAATACATGTTTGATATGTATCTATATGATATAAAAATGTCTGAGGTTTTGAGGTTCttgtctttcttcttcttttgaaaAACTCCACAAATTCACAGGTTAAACAAGTAATAAAGAGATTAGtctttatttattgaaattagagaaaataacaAGAAAATTTGTAGATCTGCCTCTTAGCTTTCCAAGGATGCGTAAATTGCATTATTGAACTTGCAGGCTGTGAATTATGTTCAAAATACTCAGCAAATGGCATTCTGAGAACCTGAGTTTTCTCTAACAGACTTCACTCTTGGTGGTCATTTTCACTAGGTTTCCTTAAGAATTGGGCTGAGTTTCTTCACAAAAGTTGTATGCTgttaacaactttttcaatGCCACTTGAATCATCTCAACTGGATCTTTCTACATTGAGATATGCTTGATTGCTTGAAATATTGAGTGGTTTGGAACTTGAAAACTTTTGCACTTTTTCTTACCTTCCCAATCAATTACCtgcaatttcaaaatcaaacGAAATACCCATTCTCAAGCCATTATTAAATCATACAAAAGCCTCTAGTAAACACACACATTTGTTGAGGACTAATATAAGCATAAATACAAGGATGCAACACTTCTCTAGGATCTggcttttgttgtttttgttgcatTGGTGACTAAAATAAGCATAATATAAGGACTCAACACTTCTCTAGGATCtttctttgttatttttgttgcatttatttatttattttgtctcAGATAAAGGAGATAAAGAAGAAGGGTGGATATTGGCATGCCTTGCTGGAGTATTTTGATTATCCAGATGAAAGTAAGTTAAAATTTCTAACTAGTTCACACTCATATAAGTAAATGGAATCTTCctcacacattttttttaatcaatgaaACATTCTTTCTACATGGAATATGTTGCCAGAGATCACGGGCATGGGAATATTGATTCTTTCAAGTTGTACTGGAATTCTGAAATCTTTCTGGTTTTAAACTTTCAAGAACCTCTCAGGGACAATATATGGAGACCATCATAATATTTATcttcttttataatattttgtttggcAGAGTTAAAATGGATGAAACTGTATCAAAAGCATTATCATCGTGTTGGAAAGTCAAAGGGAACTCAAAGGCAATTGATGTTGCGGCCTTGCTATCCACCAATTTGCAATGAAAGTGAAATATCTAATGTGAATTTAGTGCCGGAAGTGAAAGTAATTGTTCGTGGCATATGGAAGGTGGGAGATTTGGTGGATTGGTGGAGTAGTGACTGTTACTGGTCCGGAAAACTGACTGAAATACTTGACAATGATAACgccatggtaatttcatttctttagttTACGCATTTTGTGTTGTATATTAAGCTGGCAAATGCAAGCATTTGGTTCTATCAATGCATCATGTTAGTCTGCTTAAAACAGTAAAAgtggtggagtaacctggccgCCCGATGTTAATTAACAGCACATCTGATGACTTGGCCTTTTTTATCTTCTAGATTGAGCTGACTCCACATCCCATTGGCGAAGGTGGATCTTATGAAGTGTGTATCAAAGATCTACGCCCATCTTTAGATTGGTCTCCAGAACTTGGTTGGACTCTTCCTACTTCCCTGGTTAGTTCTCATTCACTTCATATTTAAGGAAAGGAAAACCTGTTCTtgatgcctttttttttttttttttttttctctctcttggcACTGTGCATGTCTATTCATATGATTGTGATATTTCATTGCACCTAGATACCGTGTCTCCCATCTTCGAAATGGTTATTGACATCCAGCTAATAAAGTTCTGTTTTATGATCCCTATAGGATGGTGAGAATGGCCATTCATGTGCTCGGCTTATCCAACCTGTCAGTAGAGGTATGATTTGAGTAAAAATAAATCACTTATAGGGTCTGTTTGGAagcctggaaaatgatttccggaagtcattttttggatTTTCCAATGTTTGGGTACTTaagtaaaatgaaaaaggaaaatattcattctggCAGGTCCAATTTGACGGAAAAtgtcttcctaatttttttagTCGTAAGATATTTTTcggattctttatttttcatttctcttcctttttttttttttttaccaccaTCACCACTACCACACCACCATTACTGctgccaccaccaccaccagcggtaccaacaccaacaccaccaTCTCCACCATTACCACAACACCAccacaccacaccaccaccaccaccacatagtattattattataacaaataatatgttcatttttaggaaaatgaatcaaaaagaaaaaaatgcaatttcttaactttcagcCAAACAGAAAAAGCTAGGGCatgtttactaactggaaattttctccagttttctgaaaatttggaaaattagaaaacagaaaacagaaaacatgtttactagcacagttttccattttgaaaacaggaaataattttctagttttctagaaaactgaaacactattaaaaactgttttctaaatggaaaacagaatcaactATCAttta includes:
- the LOC116000980 gene encoding uncharacterized protein LOC116000980; the protein is MDFHLPFKVGQSAEAQSFLLGFRCAWFRCKIKEIKKKGGYWHALLEYFDYPDEKLKWMKLYQKHYHRVGKSKGTQRQLMLRPCYPPICNESEISNVNLVPEVKVIVRGIWKVGDLVDWWSSDCYWSGKLTEILDNDNAMIELTPHPIGEGGSYEVCIKDLRPSLDWSPELGWTLPTSLDGENGHSCARLIQPVSRDLGATLDEHTMHGSEREVRSTSASNTHVVFEDSGNRESSVSVSVCDSGMDAATEVAGLAAEDLYYIECPLNRFRTSGGTLLNSSRSDTLEAAIMDLEEMRNKIRWIRRILDSGNPLPNSQSSWKFVEHRGSSTQK